The Longimicrobiaceae bacterium genome contains a region encoding:
- a CDS encoding GreA/GreB family elongation factor has product MNTSLESRLNSQLEQLIWELTEHIPHMLGMEHTPEEYSAILDRQRAVQQKVRYLKRVLAGLERVGTDMVMVDRAGFGSRILVEDLRTGDSFEYTIMNGDDLDLDAGEVTIGSPVGQSLLGGREGDLVEVAAPQGRRRLRILSVSTVFDMVGMGEAEVSQTLGRRKRDYPPDRIAASA; this is encoded by the coding sequence ATGAACACCTCTCTGGAAAGCCGACTCAACAGCCAGCTCGAGCAGCTGATCTGGGAGCTGACCGAGCACATCCCGCACATGCTCGGCATGGAGCACACGCCCGAGGAGTATTCCGCGATTCTCGACCGGCAGCGCGCCGTTCAGCAGAAGGTTCGCTATCTGAAGCGCGTACTCGCCGGACTGGAGCGGGTGGGGACGGATATGGTCATGGTCGATCGAGCTGGATTCGGCTCTCGAATCCTGGTAGAGGACCTTCGGACGGGTGATTCGTTCGAGTACACGATCATGAATGGCGACGACCTGGATCTCGACGCGGGGGAGGTCACGATCGGCTCTCCCGTGGGCCAGTCGTTGCTCGGCGGACGCGAGGGCGACCTGGTGGAAGTGGCCGCGCCTCAAGGAAGGCGACGTCTGAGGATCCTTTCCGTATCGACAGTGTTTGATATGGTAGGCATGGGCGAGGCAGAGGTCAGCCAGACGCTCGGGCGGCGGAAGCGCGACTACCCGCCCGATCGGATCGCGGCCA
- a CDS encoding universal stress protein: MSLSVILPLHDALFSPRLIPLLIELGRRSDAVVHVVDLRPSPDAADAAPGRSPRDAGFGKNGRQHALREAYVESVAHQIADVLGSTRVKVAVREGEPGEQLAEYARERDAELIAIGTEDRDEDGHEAALSFARALARYTGVAVFLLASSRDETSGIFVADLDGSEAARSRLELALSSTRLAGARELTVYALPDGDTIAEPPRLHPVAGRP; this comes from the coding sequence ATGAGTCTTTCGGTGATTTTGCCGCTACACGACGCGCTCTTCTCGCCGCGACTGATCCCGCTCCTCATCGAGCTCGGCCGGCGAAGCGATGCCGTGGTCCACGTCGTCGACCTGCGCCCCTCCCCGGATGCCGCCGATGCGGCGCCCGGCCGCAGTCCGCGCGACGCCGGCTTCGGGAAGAACGGGCGTCAGCACGCGCTGCGCGAGGCGTACGTCGAGAGCGTCGCCCACCAGATTGCCGACGTGCTCGGCAGCACCCGCGTGAAAGTGGCAGTGCGGGAAGGCGAGCCGGGTGAGCAGCTGGCGGAGTACGCGCGCGAGCGCGACGCCGAGCTGATTGCCATCGGGACCGAGGACCGGGACGAGGACGGCCACGAGGCGGCGCTCAGCTTTGCCAGGGCGCTGGCCCGCTACACCGGCGTAGCAGTCTTCCTGCTCGCGTCCTCCCGCGACGAAACCAGCGGCATCTTCGTCGCCGACCTCGACGGGTCCGAAGCCGCGCGCTCCCGTCTCGAGCTCGCGCTCTCCTCCACCCGTCTCGCCGGTGCCCGCGAGCTGACGGTCTACGCGCTCCCCGATGGCGACACCATCGCCGAGCCACCCCGTCTCCATCCGGTGGCCGGGCGGCCGTAG
- a CDS encoding metalloregulator ArsR/SmtB family transcription factor, whose product MSSPEVNDDLIFKALASRTRRALLDALRDGPRTTGELCGLFPHLDRCTVMQHLRVLEKAELVIPARRGRERWNHLNAIPIKRIHDRWIRPYAVSAVSLLDRLKRDLEEGAEGKID is encoded by the coding sequence ATGTCATCCCCCGAAGTCAATGACGATCTGATTTTCAAGGCGCTGGCGTCACGGACGCGTCGGGCGCTGCTCGACGCGCTGCGCGATGGGCCGCGCACGACGGGTGAGCTGTGCGGCCTCTTCCCCCACCTGGATCGCTGTACCGTGATGCAGCACCTGCGCGTGCTCGAGAAGGCGGAGCTGGTGATCCCAGCCCGCCGCGGGCGCGAACGCTGGAACCATCTGAACGCGATCCCGATCAAGCGAATCCACGACCGCTGGATCCGGCCGTACGCCGTCTCCGCGGTGAGCCTGCTCGATCGGCTGAAGCGAGATCTGGAAGAGGGGGCGGAGGGGAAGATCGACTGA
- a CDS encoding SRPBCC family protein — protein MELRFEVAGRIARPVHAVFEAVADPSQLSRYFTTGGASGRLEPGATVSWDFADYPGAFPVQVLAVEQDRRIVLRWDAYEEGADAPADYQTTVTITFEPLEDGRTLVRIAEEGWRPTDAGLRASYDNCFGWSQMLCALKAHLEYGINLREGMFV, from the coding sequence ATGGAGCTCAGATTCGAGGTCGCCGGACGCATCGCCCGGCCGGTTCACGCGGTGTTCGAGGCGGTGGCCGATCCGTCGCAGCTTTCGCGCTACTTCACTACGGGCGGAGCGAGTGGGCGGCTGGAGCCGGGCGCGACGGTCAGCTGGGATTTCGCCGACTACCCCGGCGCCTTCCCCGTGCAGGTCCTGGCGGTGGAGCAGGATCGACGCATCGTTTTGCGCTGGGATGCCTACGAGGAGGGGGCGGACGCGCCGGCGGACTACCAGACGACCGTGACGATCACCTTTGAGCCGCTCGAGGACGGTCGCACGCTCGTGCGCATCGCCGAGGAGGGCTGGCGCCCGACCGACGCGGGGCTGCGCGCCTCCTACGACAACTGCTTCGGCTGGTCGCAGATGCTCTGCGCGCTCAAGGCGCATCTCGAGTACGGCATCAACCTGCGGGAGGGGATGTTCGTGTAG